TAGTCCTGTGGTTCTATCCCAAAGCGGACACCGCTGGATGAACCGCTGAAGGAACCGGGTTCCGGGACAAAATTGAAGATTTTGAAAAAAAGAATGTTCAGATTCTGGGTGTGAGTTTCGATACCGTAGAAGATAACGCTGCATTTGCAAAGAAGTTCACATTCCCTTATCCGCTTTTATGCGATACCTCTCGCCAGATTGGGATGGCTTATGGAGCCTGTGAATCGCTTGATGCGGAATACGCAAAACGGATCACGTATGTCATCGATCCTCACGGGAAGATTGATCAGGTCTACGGCAAAGTGAGCGCAGCAAAACATCCGGAAGAACTGTTGCATACATTATGAGCACCAGCCCTCCTGCGGGAGGGACCACCAGGCGCCTGCTATTTATAGACATGTTCCGCGGGCTCGCTGTCCTGGTCATGATCGAAGGGCACGTTTTCAATTCCACTATTCTCCCTGCCCTGCGGCCAACGAAACAGTTCCACTATCTGGATTTGCTTCATGGAATGATCGCTCCTTCCTTTATTTTCATTTCCGGCTTCGCATTTGCTCTGGGTTTGGAACGAAAATGGGATAGCTTTCTCCGTTTTGAAAAGCCATTCTGGATGCAAGTTCGTAGGCTGCTTTTCGTTCTCGCAGTTGCCTACTGGCTTCATCTGCCCGCCTGGTCATTTCAAACACTCCTGCATTCCACACGGGAAACAATTTATTATTTCCTTCGCTGCGATGTGCTGCAATTAATTGCGCTGTCCCTTCTCTTTTCACTGCTCCTGTGCGTGATTTTGCGAAATCAAAAGCTTGTCGTCTTCAGCCTGCTGATTCTTGCTCTGATCATTGTTTTTGTGACTCCCTTTGTCTACTACGTCGATCCGCGCCTGTATTTCCCGTTTCCCCTTTCGGACTATATCAATGCATTGCATGGCGCTTTGTTCCCCCTTTTTCCGTGGGCAGCTTACTCGTTTGCCGGAACCTGTCTTTGCTGGATCTATCTGCGGGTGCAAAATACAGACAAAGAGAAACGCCTTTTTGCGGTGCTTGCGATCACCGGGATCATTCTATTTATCGGAGCGTTTATCCTCTTTTATGCGCCGTGGCAATACTACAAGTATGTGGATCCGGCGCGTTCCAGCCCGCGTCATTTCATGATGAAGATCGGATTTATTCTCTTCACACTTGCCTGCATCTGGTACTATGAGCAGAAACAAAAGCCTGAAAAGTCGATCCTGAACAAAGTAGGGCAGGAATCACTTTTAGTCTACGGTTTGCATCTGGTGCTTGTTTACGGTGCTTCCTTCATGCCGCATCACCTTTCCAAAGATGTTGGCAAGGTTTTCACATTTGCTCCCGCTTTTGCGGTTAGTTTTGGCCTGATGGGCTTGATGATCGCTGCCGCGCTGCCATGGAACTGGCTGAAATCAAAGCATCCTGCGGTCGCCAAACGCATTTTTTACTTAGCGTGCGCCGTTTACTTCATAAAATTCTTTGTGATCTGAATTTCACCGCAGAGGACGCTGAGAGCGCTGATTAAAAAAGAATTTAATCCACTCTGCGTTCTCTGCGATCTCTGCGGTGAAACAAAAATTCCCTCAATGCATCGCGTTGGGCTTCATTCAGTCTCGGCCAGATGGGAGATTTTTGAAGCTCCAATTCGCGCTGTTCCGGCGGAAGATTTCTCATGCGAAGCAATCTCTGGTTGAACATTCTCTTCTTTCGAAAAGGAAGTCG
The sequence above is a segment of the bacterium genome. Coding sequences within it:
- a CDS encoding DUF1624 domain-containing protein; translated protein: MSTSPPAGGTTRRLLFIDMFRGLAVLVMIEGHVFNSTILPALRPTKQFHYLDLLHGMIAPSFIFISGFAFALGLERKWDSFLRFEKPFWMQVRRLLFVLAVAYWLHLPAWSFQTLLHSTRETIYYFLRCDVLQLIALSLLFSLLLCVILRNQKLVVFSLLILALIIVFVTPFVYYVDPRLYFPFPLSDYINALHGALFPLFPWAAYSFAGTCLCWIYLRVQNTDKEKRLFAVLAITGIILFIGAFILFYAPWQYYKYVDPARSSPRHFMMKIGFILFTLACIWYYEQKQKPEKSILNKVGQESLLVYGLHLVLVYGASFMPHHLSKDVGKVFTFAPAFAVSFGLMGLMIAAALPWNWLKSKHPAVAKRIFYLACAVYFIKFFVI
- a CDS encoding peroxiredoxin; translated protein: MKLLEVGQKAPDFTVQDHTGKETSLSDFRGKKVVLWFYPKADTAGUTAEGTGFRDKIEDFEKKNVQILGVSFDTVEDNAAFAKKFTFPYPLLCDTSRQIGMAYGACESLDAEYAKRITYVIDPHGKIDQVYGKVSAAKHPEELLHTL